The DNA segment CAGCTGGCTTTAGAACTCAAGTTGGCCTGCGCCCCAACCCCACCATTGGTCTGCAATCGGTGCAACTGGCCGATCGCGGTACCGACCAGCATCTGATCTTTGCTGAACAGGAATTTGTAACCGGCGGCAAACTGAATCTTAATCGCCGAGTCCTGAACGAAGCGCTGCGTGCCCAGCTTTTAGAGCTGGAAGCGCAACAGATTCGCGTCCGCACCGATATTCAGGTAGCATTCTTCGAAGCTCTAGGTCTTCAGCAACAGCTCGAGCTGATCACCCAATTCAAGTCGATCACCGACCGAGGCAGTCACGCTGCAACTCTACGTCTGCAAGCCGGTGAGGGTTCGAAGATCGACCTATTGCAGACACGTATTCAATCTAGCGAAGTCGAATTACTGGAGCGTCAGCGGCTGGCTGAATTGCAAGTCAAGTGGAATCAGATTATGGCCATGGCCGGTCAATCTACGTGCGCGATCTCTCGATTAGATGGCGCGCTTCCCGAACGAGCCCCGGACGGCGACTTGCAGACCTGGTGCATGCCGTTAGCCGCCTACAGTCCTGAGTACGCTGCGGCGCAGGTTCGCATTCAGCGCGCTGTAGCTCTACTGAGTCGTCACTGCGTTCAACCCATTCCCAATCCAACGTTGCAGATTGCCGGCGGTTACGACAACGGCACCGATTCAGGCATGATTAATGTGCAGGCAGGTGCACCTATCCCAGTGTTCAGCAAGAACCAAGGTAATATCGCTGCGGCGCGCGCCGAATACTGTCGCGCGGTCCAGGAGGCTCAGCGGATCGAACATGCAATTCAGGCGCGGCTGGCCGAAGCGGCGGGCGAGCTATCCAAAGCAGCGGCAGCTTTACAACTGATCGACGGCGAGATACTGGCTAGCGCTCGCGAGGCCTTGGAGCTGTCTGAACAGGCATACAAAGCGGGTGAAATCGACTTTATTCAGTTGTTGGTCGTGCGGCGAACTTACTTCGATGCCAGCTTGAAGCTCGTAGAAGCACAAACGCTGCTGGCCACCGCGACGGCTCGACTGGAGGGATTTGGCCTGAGCGGGGCGCTCCAGCCCGTGCCGGACTACAGCGGTGACGACAGTCTTCGCGGATTAACTTTCAGTCAGCAATAGCCTCGCTCACGTCCGGTTGCTACAGTCGCCAGACTATGGAAATCGCAGCAATCTCCACGCTCGGGCGAGCGCAGCTACTGCGTGATAAACAATCGACTTTGAAAGGCGAACCGATGTTGCTAGTTCAATACGGTTCGCTTATAGTTGAATTGTTGAGGGACACTTAACGACTGATGCGATTCCCAGTATTAACGCAACTTTTAACGCTCTTGGCTTTTACCGCTCATGCGGTGTTGGGGGGCGTTGCGCATCAAGGTTGCTCAGTAGATCATCGGGCAAGCCCGGTGGCGGCTAATGCTCAATCTACCACATCGCCAACTCTCAGCGACTCCTCAAAGAAAACTTCGCAGTGTAAGTGTTGTCATCACTCGACACCTGTCACAACGAATCACCCCGCAACGCCAAGCAGCCAGGATCTGCAGAAGGCTTCTAACTTGCCGCAGGACCAGCCTCATCCGTGTGGCCAATGCTGCCACATGGCATGTGTCTATGCCTTGCCCTGCAATCTAGAACTCGATTTCGCGATGCAAGATGCTCAACTGCTGGCCGCTGCAGCGTGTGGCATAGCTGGCACTTTACCTGAGTATCACCCACTTCTTGTGGTTCGTGAGCATCGGCCGCCGATGTGTATCTACCGGCTTGGGCCTGCGCAGCGCGCGGCTCTTCAGTGCTGGGTCATCTGAGTCAGATTCATCAAGCAGAATTTAGCTTGCTGACTCGACTGGCACGACTGTTTATGTGACTTGCCAAGTCATTCTGATGCGATGTTCATCCGACTACGTTCCGACGTTAGCTCAGGTCGAACTGTCAACGGTTGTTAATGGCGAATGGTCTGTTACGCGAAGTGAACCCAAACATGCATCGTCCGCTTCCCATGAAGCAACCAACGCGCAAACGTTGGATGCAGTGGGCCCTGCTATTTTTAATACTAGCCGTTACGGGAGCCACCTGTGGCATGTGGTGGCCGGCGCTGGTCCGCCTGGTTGACCAGTCGCTAGCCCTGCGCCGCGCGACCGGAGATTCTGAGGACTCTCATGGTCATGAACATGCAGGCCACGATCATGCTCCCTCTGCCGAGTTATCGAAGCTAACACTTACCGAACAGGCTTTCAAGAATCTTGGACTGACCGCCGAGTATCTCCGACCAATCGAATTGACAGACTACCGCCGCACGGTCAGCATTCCGGCGGTGGTGTCGCCGATGCCGGGGCGAACCGAGATTCGAGTCTCGGCGCTGCTGGCGGGTGTAATCGAACATATTCACGCGGTGACCGGTGAAGCCGTGATGCCTGGCGACTTGTTGTTTGAAGTTCGACTGACCGACGAAGAGCTGGTTGCTAATCAATCGGACTTTCTGAAGAGCCTGAACGATCTACAAGTCGAAGAGCGCGAGATCGTGCGGTTGACCGAGGTCACGCAATCGGGAGCGGTGGCCAGCAAAGTGTTGCTAGACCGCCAATACACGAAGCAGAAGCTGGAAGGCCTCATCGCTTCGCAACGCGAAGCACTGCGGCTACACGGCTTGAGTGACGCACAAATCGCCGTGATTCAAAAAGAGCGCCGACTGTTGCGCCAGTTGTCGATCGTGGCACCAGAACCGGGACGACCGACCGGCGACCAGCAATTGCGGCTGAGCGGTCCGATCGTTCGTCCAACTGGATTTGTGGTCGATGATTCATGGGCAGGACCAGTCATCAACTCGTCGCGAGCCATCGCCGTTCACAAGCAATCACCGTGGATTATTGAGCGGCTAGTGGTCCAGAAAGGTCAAGGCGTCACAGCTGGTCAAGAGCTGTGCACCTTATCCGATGTGTCGCGATTGTACATTGAGGGCCAGGCGTTCGAGCAAGACATTCCAGCTATCAGCCAAGCAGTTGAGAAGGACTGGCCGCTGGCGGCCACTCTGGCAACGGCCAACGGTCAGGAGACTTTACGCGACTTGCGGCTGGCTTACGTCGCCAACTCGGTCGATGCCCAGGCCAGAACGCTTTCATTCTTCACTCACCTGCCGAACGCGATCGTCCGTGACGAAATCAATCAGCAGGGACAACGCTTTGTTACGTGGAAATATCGCGTTGGTCAACGACTGACGCTGCAGGTTCCCGTTGAAGTCTGGGAGCAGCAGATAGTAGTTCCCATCGAAGCTATCACGAAAGATGGTGGAGACTGGTTTATCTTTCAACGCAATGGAATGAATTTAGTGCGAATCCCGGTGCACTTGATTCACCGAGATCAAATTCAAGCGGTAATTGCAAACGATGGAGCGGTATTTGTTGGCGATGTTATCGCGATGCGCGCCGCGCATCAGTTGCAGATGGCGCTGAAGAATCAAAGCGGTGGCGCCATGGACCCTCACGCTGGCCACAGTCACTAGGCTCCACCACGATGCTCAATAGTCTCATCCGGTTTTCACTCCAACATCGACTGCTGGTTTTGGCCGTGGCTAGTCTGCTGGTTGGTGTTGGTAGTTGGCAGGTGTGGCGATTGCCAGTGGATGTCTTTCCGGATCTTAACCGACCTCGAGTTGTGATTATGATCGAGGCACCTGGCCTAGCGCCTGAAGAGGTCGAGTCGCTGATTACGCTACCCATTGAAACAGCGATTAATGGAGCCAGCGGCGTAGAAGCTGTCCGCAGTTCATCGAGTGTTGGCATCTCTGTGGTGTACGTTGAATTCGGGTATGGAACCGACATCTACACTGATCGTCAGATTGTCAACGAGCGGCTGCAGATGGTTCAAGACAAACTACCTGCGGGTATTCAACCTCAACTGGCTCCCATTTCGTCCATCATGGGTCAAGTTCTGATGCTGGGCATGTGGAGTGACGATGCCAGCGTTTCACCAATGGAGTTGAGAACTCTGGCCGACTGGACACTGCGGCAAAGAATTCTAACCATTCCCGGCGTTTCCCAAGTGTTCACGATGGGAGGCGAGCGCAAGCAGTTTCAGGTCTTGGTCAATCTGGATTCCATGACGCAGCTGGGCGTTACCCTGGACCAGATTGAATCTGCCGTGCAGGCCACGAACGAGAATGGTACGGGCGGATACCTAGATCGCCAGGGGCCGAATGAACTGTTGGTGCGTTCGCTGGGCAGATTGGTTTCGATCGACGACCTTGCCGAAGTCCCCGTCGCACACCGCAACGGTCGAGCCATTCTGCTGGCTCAGGTAGCTGAGATTCGCGAAGGGGCACAAATCAAACGCGGCGATAGTTCGGCCTTCGTCAGAACCGGTTCGGAACCCGCCTTTAGCGGTGGTCCCGCAGTCATTCTGACCATCAACAAGCAATCGGGTGCTGATACCCGCTTCGTAACCAATGCGATTTTGCAGGCCATCGAGGAATTAAAGCCAACTTTCCCCAATGGCGTCCACATTGAGCCGACCTATTCGCAGAAGGCGTTCATCGACCGAGCCATCGCCAATGTTGAAGAGGCGCTGCGCGATGGAGCCATTTTGGTAATAGTCATCCTCTTGCTGTTCCTAATGAATTGGCGCACGACGCTCATTACACTGACCGCCATTCCGCTGTCGCTGGTGATGACGGCTATCGTGTTTGCGGGATTTGGACTATCGATCAATACCATGACGCTCGGCGGCATCGCTGTGGCGATGGGTGAATTGGTAGACGACGCCATTGTGGATGTGGAGAATATTTTTCGCCGCTTACGAGAAAACCGCTTGGCTGGAAGCAGACTGCCTCCACTGTTAGTCGTGTTTCGTGCCAGCAGCGAAGTTCGCCGATCGATCGTCTTCAGCACCATGATCGTGATTCTGGTATTCGTTCCGCTGTTTGCACTCAGCGGCATGGAGGGCAAGCTGTTCGCCCCGCTGGGAATTGCCTACATCGTCTCCATCGTATCATCGCTTATTGTGTCGTTGACCGTTACGCCCGTATTGTCATTTTGGTTGCTGGGTGGTCAGCGCGGTGCGCATGATCATGACAGTCTGCTGCTCAGAGCAGTGAAATGGCTGGGCGCCCGGGTCATTCGCTTCAGTCTGGCATTTCCCTGGCAAAACTTAGCGGTGACGGCCTTCTTGGTGGCGTTGGCGGCTGTGTTCTTATCTAGAGTGGAACGTGACTTCCTACCTCCCTTTAATGAAGGCACCATCCAGCTGAATGTCATCATGCCGCCTGGAACTTCGCTGGCGGCATCAAACGACATTTGCCGCACTGTTGAACACTCGCTGCAGCAATTGCCCGATGTTCAAAAATTTGCTCGCCGCACTGGGCGAGCTGAACTGGACGAACATGCCGAGGGGGTCCATCTATCCGAGTTCTTGATTGAAATGGACCCGGTGTCGGAACTCTCGCGCGACCAGCAGTTGCAGGCGATTCGACAGGCCATGGATCAGATTCCCGGTATCGTGACGGCCACCGAGCAACCGATCGCTCATTTGATTTCTCACATGCTGTCAGGTGTCAAAGCACAGGTAGGGGTCAAACTGTTTGGCGATGACCTGGATGTGCTGCGCAACAAAGCTGAGCAGATTAAGGTAGCAATGCAGGGCGTTTCGGGCGTTACCGACCTGTTGGTGGAACCACAAGTAATCGTTCCTCAGTTGCGCATCGAATTAGACCGGCACTTGCTATCGCAACACGGATTGAGCGTGGCCGAAGTCAATCGCTATATTCAGACCGCCATGAATGGATCGTTGGTTTCCGAAGTGCTGGATGGGATGCGGACCTTTGATTTGGTGGTTCGCCTGCAAGACAGTTATCGCGAGGACATCGCTGGACTGAGACGCTTGCCCGTGTATCTGCCAGATGGCGGAGTTATACCTCTATCGAGCGTTGCCAAAATCTACGAGTCAGGCGGCCCCAACACGATCAATCGTGACAACGTACGTCGCCGAATAGTCATTCAGTGCAACGTTAAAGATCGGGGAGTTGTTGACGTCGTCCAAGATATTCAACAAGCCATTGCACCAGTAGTAGCAAGTTTACCAGCCGGCTATTATCCAACCTATGAAGGTCAGTTCCAAAGCCAGCAGTCTGCCAGTCGTGCTATCAGCGTATTGTTTGTGATGGCCCTGATTGGCGTGTTCTTGGTGCTCTACACCCTGTTTGGCACCGTCAATTTGTCGTTGCAAGTGATGGCTGCGCTGCCTATGGCGTTCATTGGCGCGGTCATAGCGCTGGTCATCACCGGCCAGACGATAACCATCGCTGCCATGGTGGGGTTCATCTCGTTGGCCGGAATCGCTTCCCGTAACGGAGTACTACTGCTGCAGCACTACTTGCACTTGGTTCAGCATGAGGGCGAACAGTTCACCAAGTCGATGATCGTGCGTGCAGGTCTGGAGCGCTTAGCGCCGGTGTTGATGACAGCCCTGACGGCTGGCATCGCGCTGGTGCCGCTGGTGATGGCGGCCGGTCAGCCGGGTAAGGAGATTCTTTATCCGGTGGCCACAGTCATTGTGGGTGGCGTCATTAGCTCGACATTATTGGATTTCTTCGTGCACCCCGCACTATTTTGGCTGTTCGGTATTCGTGCCGCCCAGCGTGTCTTGCAGAAATCGCTACAGCCAATCGTACTGGATGATCTGCCGGCAACAGCCACCGAACCAGCCGGTAAGCTCAGTCACTGATGCGCAACTGCTCACACGAAGCTCTACTGATTCTAGTAGCAGGCCCTCGCCAGTCGAATTTACTGCAAGTGAACCACAATGGCTGCATTCAGAATTTTTTTGGGTATCACAAAACGGGTGCCGATAGCTTGCTCGACTCACTCCACACCAACTAAATCTGACAAAGGGTCTTTCTAATGAAGATTATGGCAATTGTTATGATTCTACTTACCCTGACTGCAGTTCTCGGCTGCAATTCGGCTACTGTCAGTAGCTCTGACGTTAGCTTGCAGACTTCCTCAAGCTCAGGGGGGCATACTCATGACCACCCCAGCCACGGACCTCATCATGGCGATTTGATTGAGTTGGGCAATGAAGAATTTCACGCCGAGTTAGTTCACGACGATCACACTGTCACGATCTATATCCTGGATGGCACGGCCAAAAATAGTGTGGCTATCGACGCACCGGAGGTCGTCATCAACTTGACGCTCAACGGTCAACCTGCACAATTCAAGTTAGCTGCCAATCCTGACAGCGCCGACCCCGAGGGCAAATCATCGCGATTTGTCATCGCCAGCACGGACTTGATCGGCAGCCTGGAGCGCAGTTTTGCGCGTCCTAAGCTGGCGGTCATCATCAATGGCACAGCCTATCGCGGCGACATCAAACACCATCACGACCATGGCCACGAACATGCTCACCCACACTAGCAACCTGAGTTTTCATGCCCGTCCCCAAGCTCCTGCAGGGGGCGCAAGGCGTAATGCAATTTGGCAACGGGCCATCTGGCTGGCGAAGTTCTCGCTAGCCATGCTGCCGTGGCTAGCGGCTTCGGTATCAGCGCAAGATGCCGCCACCAAGCAGCAGGCTGCCGATCCGCAGGCCCGGCCGGTAGCTCGCGCCAACACCTTCTTGGCCACGCTATCGAGCGACGAGCGCGCCAAGGCGCTACTGCCCATTGAATCGGAGTTACGCGTCCAATGGCATTTCATTCCGATGGCCACGCGCAAGGGCTTGCCGCTGATGGAGATGAACCCGGTCCAGCGCGAAGCGGCGATGAATTTGCTTAAGTCGTGCGTCAGCCCCGCCGGGTACGCCAAAGCGAAGCAGATCATGGAATTGGAGAAGGTGCTGAAATCTCTGGAGGGCGAAGGTGGGCCAATGGAACGCAATCCGGTCAAGTACTACTTCACCGTATTTGGCACTCCGCAAGCCAACCAACGCTGGGGGTTGAGCGTCGAGGGACATCACCTGTCACTGAATTTTGTGTTTCAAGGCAATCGCATTATTGACTCGACACCACAGTTTTTTGCGGCCAACCCGGCGCAATTGAAAACCGATTTTGGTGACCTCAAGCAAGGGCTGGAGGTGTTGCGACCCGAAGAACAGTTGGCCTTTGAACTGCTGCGCAGCTTGACCGCTACACAACGTGGCCGAGCTATTTTACCGGGCGCGACGCCTAGCGAGATATATTCGGCTGGCACTCCGCAACCACCGGCAACTGAGCCTCAAGGCTTGCCAGCAGCCGAGCTGGACCAAAGGCAACGCGAGCTTCTCAAGCAACTGCTGACCACCTATACCTCGAAGATGAAACGTCGGGTGGCCGAGCAACGCTGGCAGTTGATCGAAGAGGCCGGCCTGGATCGAGTGCACTTTGGCTGGTCAGGTGGGGATCAATCGGGCAAAGGGCACTATTACGTAATTCATGGGCCGACTTTCTTCGTCGAGTTTATTAACGTCCAGCCTGATGCGGCGGGCAATCCAGCCAACCATATTCACTGCGTATGGCGCGATGCAACGGGCGATTTTGATCTGCCCCTGACTCGTCAGGCCAACTGAATCTGCTAGCCAACTGCCGATCTTCACTAGCTGGAAAGTTCCAGGCCCCTGGAGCCGTCGTGCGCTAGCGAGCGGTTTGCTGGCAGTAAACTTCGTCGACGCAACGCAGGAATTGCCGAATTTCTGGTAGCGGTAGGGTTCTCTTGTCAGCCGAAAGCCGGATAATTGTGGCTCTAACAGCCATGCTGGGTCAGCACTGGAGCGAGCTAACCCCATTCAAGTTAGAACGCTAGTAACCGATTATTTTTGGGCTAAGTTACCTGAAATTCCACAGCCCCGTGCGTCCCACCCTACAAACCTGTTAACGATCATCTAATCCTTAAGGAATATCCCGAGACTGGTCACTGGCTAGGCTCGATTCTGAACAAATTGGAGTACCGCACATGACAACTCAATTGCTACGTGCCCGCCAGGGAGAGATTACGCCGGAAATGGAATTTGTTGCTCAGCGCGAGCAGTTGCCGGCCGAACAAATCCGGAACGAAGTGGCTGCGGGCCGGATGGTCATTCCCGCCAACAAAGTTCACTTGGCTGGGCGCTTGGAGCCGATGTGCATTGGCATCGCCGCCAAATGCAAGATCAACGCCAATATTGGCAACAGCGCCGTGACCAGCAATGCCGGCGAGGAGCTGAGCAAACTGCACACGGCCGTACACCATGGTGCCGATACCGTGATGGACTTATCGACCGGCAAGGACATCGACAACATTCGCAAGCGAATCATCGAAGCTTCACCAGTGCCCATTGGAACTGTGCCTATTTATCAAATGCTGGAACAACTGGGCGGCCACATTGAAGACATGCGGGCCCAACACTTTCTGGACATGGTCGAACATCAAGCCCAGCAAGGCGTGGACTACATGACCGTACACTGCGGCGTCAAGCTTGAGCACTTGCATTTGACAACCAAGCGTGTCACCGGGATCGTCAGTCGAGGCGGATCATTGATCGCCAAGTGGATGGTGGCACATCGCAAGCAGAATCCGCTGTACGAAGCTTTTGATGAATTGTGTGACATCATGCGACAGTACGACGTGACTTGGTCGTTGGGTGATGGCTTGCGCCCAGGCTCGATTGCTGACGCCTCAGATGCAGCTCAATTTGCTGAACTGGATGTGCTGGGCGAGTTGACTCGACGTGGCCAGCAGAACGGAACACAGGTGATGGTGGAAGGCCCCGGTCACATCCCCATGCACCAAATCCAGATGAATATCGAGCGTCAGATCGAAGTTTGTGATGGCGCGCCGTTTTATGTCTTGGGGCCACTGGTCACTGACATCGCTCCTGGTTACGACCATATTACCAGTGCTATCGGGGCGGCCATGGCCGGCTGGCACGGAGCGGCCATGTTGTGCTACGTTACACCCAAGGAGCACTTGGGGCTGCCGAACGAAGAAGACGTCAAGCAGGGTGTGATCGCCTACAAAATCGCAGCCCACTCCGCAGACGTGGCCCGTGGGCGCCCAGGTGCTCAAGACCGCGATGACGCGCTATCCAAGGCCCGATTTGAATTTGATTGGAAAGAGCAGTTTCGATTGTCACTGGATCCTGAAACGGCGCAGCGTTATCATGACGAAACGCTACCGCAGGACACCTTCAAGAGTGCCCACTTCTGCAGCATGTGCGGTCCTAAGTATTGCTCGATGAAAATCACCGAAGAAATTCGCCAGATGGCCGAACACGGGGAATTGGTGGAAATCGCCGCACCGAAGAGTTAGCCGATCGTCTGGCATTGATGGCCTGGATAATGAAGGGGGGATATGTGCTAGGCGTCGTTGATGGGGCATCTGTGGTCAAGCTGCTGAAATAAGTGATCGCCTTCAGGGCAGTTTTATTGACAATCTGCCACATTCGCACGACATGGACCGTGGCGGCTCCAGCAGCCTTTGCCAATAGCATGTACCTGGAATATCAGTTATCCACGAGGAACTTCAATCATGTACCGCCGTCGCTTCCTGAATGCTCTTTCCGCTTGCGCTGTATCGGCCACCGTCTCACCGTCTGTGTTTTCGCAATCGAAGATCCAGCCAGCCGAACTTGCCAGTTATGACGCGACGGCTTTAGCAGAATTGGTCAGTCAAAAACAAATAACGCCCCTCGAATTGGTCGACGATGTGTTACGGCGCATCGACCAGGTCAATCCTCAGCTCAATGCTGTGCTGCCAGAACTGTTTGATACTTCACTGGCCAGGGCTCGTGCTCAAGAGCCATTGGGGTCAAGTGCTTTGAGTGGCGTGCCGCTTCTGATCAAGAACATCGTGCAGTACAAGGATGCGAACATCGACTTTGGCTCGCGATTGAACAAACTGTCCAATGCCAAGAACGGGCGGCCATTTAAAACAAATTCGCCATTCATGAATGCAGTTGAAAAAGCTGGCATGATCGTGACTGGCGTGACGAATGCATCAGAACTCGGCTTGATCGATAACACCGAATCATTAGCGTGGGGCGCGGCCCACAATCCGTGGAATCCGGCTTACACGACGGGCGGTTCGAGCGGAGGCTCTGCTGCGGCCGTCGCGGCGGGCATTGTGCCATTGGCGCACGCCAGTGACGGTGGTGGTTCAATTCGTATTCCTGCCTCGCAGTGTGGCGTTTTCGGCATGAAGCTCACTCGACGCCGGGAATTGACATCATTTACTGAGGGCGGATTTGCTCTGGATTTGATGGGGATCTATGCTGAGTTCTGCGTAAGCCGTACGGTACGAGATTCGGCCGCATTTTTGAATCTGGTCGAACGTAAAGACGACGCAGCGGTTGGCATGGTCCGTGGCCCATCGGACAAGCGACTCAAGATCGCCTTAGTCCTAGAGGGCTCTAATGGCATGATGCCCAGCCCCGAAGTGGAACAAGCTATTCGTGCGACCGCCAAACTGTGCGAGTCGCTGAAACACGACGTCGAAGAAATCAAGCTATCGATCAACACCGAGGCGCTGACCGATGCATTCACTGGCTATTGGGCGGCGGCTACCTTGAGTCTGGATGCTGATATCAAAAAGCTGTTGGGCGAAAACGTAGCGCGGACGGAGGTTTTGGAACCATGGACAATTGGTCTGATGGAAATCGGTCGCCAACGCGGCCTGGTAAAGATAATGACGGATGTAAAGAAAGCTTTCGACGAGGCCGCGGCGCTGTGCGAAACGTTCTTCCAAAGCTACGATGTAATCCTCTCGCCTGTGCTGCGCCACCCACCGTACCAGCTCGGTACGAACGCGCCTACACTGCCATTTGACCAACTGATGCAGCAGACGTTGGATCGTGTCGCGTACACACCGTTGAACAATGCGTGCGGCACGCCTGGAATGTCAGTGCCTTTAGGATGGACTAAGGAAGGCCTGCCAATCGGTAGCCATTTTTCAGCCTGGCGTGGCGGCGATGCGATGCTCTTGGCGCTGGCCTACGAGCTGGAGGCAGCACGTCCCTGGAAAGATCGAAGGCCAATGATATCTGTTATCTGATCAGGGGCAAAACCAACCGACGAATCATTTGCCGAATGCCCTGGTTCACCGCGAACAATCGTCAATGAAGTCAACGAAAGGTGAACCACTACCGTGGATCATGTGATGCCAGCCACGCTCTATTGATGCGATAGGATGGAGCACCCTGAAGACTTTTCCAATCACCAGCCCCGTGGGATTCGACGTAGTCCATTTCCTACGGCCAGCGCGCAATGCTAGGTGGTCTAGGTAGCCTAGCGCGATATTGATTTCTTTGGTAGACCATAGGCATGCGCGACGTGATTCTTCCTGCGAAGGCCGTGGAAGCTGTGTCGCTGCTTGGTCTACGGGAGAGCCGATCATGTCCACTGCAAAAGCAGTTCGAGTCGAACTGGTCAGTCACTACTTCGAGAGCTTGTCCGATCCGAGAAACACCAAGAACCGCAAACACAAATTGACTGATCTGATCGTGATCTGCATTTCGCGCGATTATCCGGTGCCAAAGGTCCGACAGGCACCCGGTTCACAAGGGCAAGCGAGACTTTCTGGAAAAACTTCTTGAGCTTCCCGGTGGCCTCGCCATCGCGAGATTGTATTCGCAGGTGCCATCGCGTTGAGCCTGAAGCGTTTCAGAAAATGCTTCATGCACTGGCTGGCCTCGCACATGGAGCAAAAACAGGAAGATGGTCAGCCCGGCTAATCGCCACCCGATGGCAAGACCTGTCGCGGTTCACACGATCGCTCGCAAGGACTGGGGCCGCTGCACATTGTGAGCTGCATGGGCCAGTGAACAAGGCATGGCACTTGGACAGATTGCACGCAGGAGAAATCTAATGAAATCAGAGCGATTCTAGAGCTACTGAGCAGATCGACTTGAAGAACTCTGATCGTCACGATCGACGCCATGGGGATGTCAAAAGCAGATCGTAAGCCTGCAGATCGACAAGCGACAGGGAACCTACGTGAAGTGTCAAAGCCAATCAGCTGAACCTATTTGAAACGGGTAGAAGAATTGGTCTTTGATGTACTGGAGGGAGTACGGGAAGACCTGTACTGC comes from the Pirellulaceae bacterium genome and includes:
- a CDS encoding efflux RND transporter periplasmic adaptor subunit: MKQPTRKRWMQWALLFLILAVTGATCGMWWPALVRLVDQSLALRRATGDSEDSHGHEHAGHDHAPSAELSKLTLTEQAFKNLGLTAEYLRPIELTDYRRTVSIPAVVSPMPGRTEIRVSALLAGVIEHIHAVTGEAVMPGDLLFEVRLTDEELVANQSDFLKSLNDLQVEEREIVRLTEVTQSGAVASKVLLDRQYTKQKLEGLIASQREALRLHGLSDAQIAVIQKERRLLRQLSIVAPEPGRPTGDQQLRLSGPIVRPTGFVVDDSWAGPVINSSRAIAVHKQSPWIIERLVVQKGQGVTAGQELCTLSDVSRLYIEGQAFEQDIPAISQAVEKDWPLAATLATANGQETLRDLRLAYVANSVDAQARTLSFFTHLPNAIVRDEINQQGQRFVTWKYRVGQRLTLQVPVEVWEQQIVVPIEAITKDGGDWFIFQRNGMNLVRIPVHLIHRDQIQAVIANDGAVFVGDVIAMRAAHQLQMALKNQSGGAMDPHAGHSH
- a CDS encoding DUF3500 domain-containing protein, giving the protein MATNMLTHTSNLSFHARPQAPAGGARRNAIWQRAIWLAKFSLAMLPWLAASVSAQDAATKQQAADPQARPVARANTFLATLSSDERAKALLPIESELRVQWHFIPMATRKGLPLMEMNPVQREAAMNLLKSCVSPAGYAKAKQIMELEKVLKSLEGEGGPMERNPVKYYFTVFGTPQANQRWGLSVEGHHLSLNFVFQGNRIIDSTPQFFAANPAQLKTDFGDLKQGLEVLRPEEQLAFELLRSLTATQRGRAILPGATPSEIYSAGTPQPPATEPQGLPAAELDQRQRELLKQLLTTYTSKMKRRVAEQRWQLIEEAGLDRVHFGWSGGDQSGKGHYYVIHGPTFFVEFINVQPDAAGNPANHIHCVWRDATGDFDLPLTRQAN
- a CDS encoding efflux RND transporter permease subunit gives rise to the protein MLNSLIRFSLQHRLLVLAVASLLVGVGSWQVWRLPVDVFPDLNRPRVVIMIEAPGLAPEEVESLITLPIETAINGASGVEAVRSSSSVGISVVYVEFGYGTDIYTDRQIVNERLQMVQDKLPAGIQPQLAPISSIMGQVLMLGMWSDDASVSPMELRTLADWTLRQRILTIPGVSQVFTMGGERKQFQVLVNLDSMTQLGVTLDQIESAVQATNENGTGGYLDRQGPNELLVRSLGRLVSIDDLAEVPVAHRNGRAILLAQVAEIREGAQIKRGDSSAFVRTGSEPAFSGGPAVILTINKQSGADTRFVTNAILQAIEELKPTFPNGVHIEPTYSQKAFIDRAIANVEEALRDGAILVIVILLLFLMNWRTTLITLTAIPLSLVMTAIVFAGFGLSINTMTLGGIAVAMGELVDDAIVDVENIFRRLRENRLAGSRLPPLLVVFRASSEVRRSIVFSTMIVILVFVPLFALSGMEGKLFAPLGIAYIVSIVSSLIVSLTVTPVLSFWLLGGQRGAHDHDSLLLRAVKWLGARVIRFSLAFPWQNLAVTAFLVALAAVFLSRVERDFLPPFNEGTIQLNVIMPPGTSLAASNDICRTVEHSLQQLPDVQKFARRTGRAELDEHAEGVHLSEFLIEMDPVSELSRDQQLQAIRQAMDQIPGIVTATEQPIAHLISHMLSGVKAQVGVKLFGDDLDVLRNKAEQIKVAMQGVSGVTDLLVEPQVIVPQLRIELDRHLLSQHGLSVAEVNRYIQTAMNGSLVSEVLDGMRTFDLVVRLQDSYREDIAGLRRLPVYLPDGGVIPLSSVAKIYESGGPNTINRDNVRRRIVIQCNVKDRGVVDVVQDIQQAIAPVVASLPAGYYPTYEGQFQSQQSASRAISVLFVMALIGVFLVLYTLFGTVNLSLQVMAALPMAFIGAVIALVITGQTITIAAMVGFISLAGIASRNGVLLLQHYLHLVQHEGEQFTKSMIVRAGLERLAPVLMTALTAGIALVPLVMAAGQPGKEILYPVATVIVGGVISSTLLDFFVHPALFWLFGIRAAQRVLQKSLQPIVLDDLPATATEPAGKLSH
- a CDS encoding TolC family protein; this encodes MGRSNWLVLTGALSLLMLEPGCAGRLAGRTTQTKLCQHSQPAALARGDDDVTLANATALVHTQAPAPAVADGAVHEAILLKKEPGDQEFLADAASHEVPPIKPMQTSVRLDELIELAMNHNPAIRELAATTHKAAGFRTQVGLRPNPTIGLQSVQLADRGTDQHLIFAEQEFVTGGKLNLNRRVLNEALRAQLLELEAQQIRVRTDIQVAFFEALGLQQQLELITQFKSITDRGSHAATLRLQAGEGSKIDLLQTRIQSSEVELLERQRLAELQVKWNQIMAMAGQSTCAISRLDGALPERAPDGDLQTWCMPLAAYSPEYAAAQVRIQRAVALLSRHCVQPIPNPTLQIAGGYDNGTDSGMINVQAGAPIPVFSKNQGNIAAARAEYCRAVQEAQRIEHAIQARLAEAAGELSKAAAALQLIDGEILASAREALELSEQAYKAGEIDFIQLLVVRRTYFDASLKLVEAQTLLATATARLEGFGLSGALQPVPDYSGDDSLRGLTFSQQ